The Bacillus thuringiensis region GCTTATCGACGAAAGGAGAGAGGGCTTAAGTTAAACTATCCAGAAAGTATCGCTATTATTACGTATGAAATTTTGGAAGGAGCAAGAGATGGTAAAAATGTAGCGGAATTAATGGAGCTTGGAAAAAACATTTTAAGTGCTGAAGATGTTATGGATGGTATTGCAGACATGATATCAGATATTCAAGTTGAGGCAACTTTTCCTGATGGAACAAAATTAGTAACTATTCATCAACCAATTCATTAAAGGAAGTGAATGAGATGATTCCAGGGCAATATATCCTTGCGAAAGAAGACATAGTATGTAATGAAAATAAAAAAGTAACGGAAGTTAAGGTGTTAAATCAGGGAGATAGACCGATTCAAATTGGATCTCATTACCACTTTTATGAAGTGAATGAGGCGTTAAAGTTCAATCGTAGTGTAGCGATTGGACAACATTTAAATATTCCAGCGGGTACAGCGGTAAGATTCGAGCCTGGGGATGAAAAAACGATTGAATTAGTTCCATAC contains the following coding sequences:
- a CDS encoding urease subunit gamma, with protein sequence MRLTPREIDKLLVVVAADLAYRRKERGLKLNYPESIAIITYEILEGARDGKNVAELMELGKNILSAEDVMDGIADMISDIQVEATFPDGTKLVTIHQPIH
- a CDS encoding urease subunit beta — translated: MIPGQYILAKEDIVCNENKKVTEVKVLNQGDRPIQIGSHYHFYEVNEALKFNRSVAIGQHLNIPAGTAVRFEPGDEKTIELVPYSGKQEVYGFKNKVDGDIQSYKKRGR